The following proteins come from a genomic window of Lytechinus pictus isolate F3 Inbred chromosome 1, Lp3.0, whole genome shotgun sequence:
- the LOC129260179 gene encoding thioredoxin domain-containing protein 3 homolog isoform X17, whose translation MPAKKEQIALQKEILNQEMWDELLSLEGLTVIDVYQKWCGPCAAVLSIFKRLRNEIGDDLLRFAVAEADGIESLEKYRGKCEPSFLMYGSGHLVNVIRGANAPALFKNVERELKQEHKVLEEGAERVVIKDPLLAAFEAEEQQAAQAEELEKKRLEEEARIKELKELGEEGEVSVRPVSQGTLFTMMHDRQAGSKTEPVPKEVTVVLIKPDAVANGHVDDIISKIEEHGFEILATEDKTLTEDEAREFYKQHEEEEHYEELVTFMASGPSKILVLTRGDTGEGVVTDIRNLLGPKDIEVAKEEAPESLRAQFGTDKKMNAMHGADSSETAARELAFLLPNFNIPIVPGTGPPPAIEKTLALIRPSALKDHKDEMIQKIQEAGFEVCLQKMVQLTEEQAKEFYKEQEGTPHFEDLIREMTSGEVLALGLAKESAIQSWRNFIGPTTIDEAKEKAPESLRAQYSVPEAQINVVHGSDSVETAEKELGFFFPKQTTLAVIKPDAAGEHKEAIIEKIKEAGFNISLQRDLELNKELASKLYLEHEGKEFYENLIEHMSSGLSMVMVLSREDAVDGWRTLMGPTDPEYAREHAPESLRALLGKDVLQNAVHGSSNPEEAKTRIERLFPDVEVLPGGEVKDSIASITMEQSEVKGEGEEGGEQQAEQPAGESGEQQAEGGEQQAAEGESGAEQTEQAPAAEETQQTQEGEEKKEEQTEEAPAAEGGEAAAAEGETQAAEGGETPAAEGGEAQAAEGGETQAAEGGETQAAEGGETGGGGGDAKQEDAAQNEEQTAS comes from the exons CCAAGAAGGAGCAAATAGCTCTTCAGAAGGAGATTCTGAACCAGGAAATGTGGGATGAATTATTGAGTCTGGAAGGACTCACAG TGATTGATGTGTATCAGAAATGGTGTGGACCATGTGCTGCCGTACTTAGTATCTTCAAGAGGCTTAGGAATGAGATTGGAGATGATTTGCTCAGATTCGCTGTG GCTGAAGCTGATGGTATTGAGAGCCTTGAGAAGTATCGTGGGAAATGTGAGCCATCTTTCCTTATGTATGGGAGTGGTCATCTCGTCAATGTGATCAGGGGGGCCAACGCCCCTGCACTTTTCAAGAATGTCGAACGAGAACTCAAACAGGAACATAAGGTTCTAGAAGAAGGAGCGGAACGAGTCGTG ATCAAGGATCCATTGCTAGCTGCCTTTGAGGCTGAAGAGCAACAGGCTGCACAGGCAGAAGAACTTGAGAAAAAGAGACTGGAGGAGGAGGCTAGGA TCAAGGAACTTAAAGAATTAGGTGAGGAAGGAGAGGTTAGCGTCAGACCCGTAAGTCAGGGTACATTATTCACCATGATGCATGACAGGCAAGCAGGATCAAAGACAG AACCTGTTCCTAAGGAAGTCACCGTCGTTCTCATCAAACCTGATGCCGTTGCCAATGGCCACGTTGATGATATCATTTCTAAG ATTGAGGAGCATGGCTTTGAGATCCTGGCTACAGAAGACAAGACCCTTACAGAAGATGAAGCCAGGGAGTTCTACAAACAgcatgaagaagaagaacacTATGAGGAGCTTGTCACCTTCATGGCCAGCGGTCCCAGTAAGATCCTAGTCTTGACTAGAGGTGACACGGGGGAAGGTGTCGTGACAGACATCAGGAATCTTCTAGGACCGAAGGACATCGAAGTAGCCAAGGAGGAAGCACCTGAAAG TTTGAGGGCTCAGTTTGGTACGGACAAGAAGATGAATGCAATGCATGGAGCAGACTCGTCAGAAACAGCAGCAAG aGAGCTGGCATTCCTGCTTCCGAACTTCAACATTCCCATTGTACCAGGAACTGGTCCTCCTCCTGCCATTGAGAAAACTTTGGCTCTTATCAGACCAAGTGCACTCAAGGACCACAAAG aTGAAATGATACAAAAGATTCAAGAGGCTGGATTTGAGGTCTGCCTTCAGAAGATGGTACAACTAACGGAAGAACAAGCTAAAGAATTTTATAAAGAACAAGAAGGTACTCCACACTTTGAAGATCTCATCAGGGAGATGACAAG TGGTGAGGTTCTAGCACTAGGTCTTGCCAAGGAATCGGCCATTCAATCTTGGAGAAATTTCATCGGACCAACAACAATTGATGAAGCCAAAGAAAAAGCTCCagagag TTTACGAGCTCAATATTCCGTCCCCGAGGCTCAAATCAACGTTGTCCATGGTAGTGACTCGGTAGAAACAGCAGAGAAAGAACTAGGGTTCTTCTTCCCCAAACAGACCACGTTAGCTGTTATTAAACCTGATGCAGCAGGGGAACATAAAG AGGCCATCATTGAGAAGATCAAGGAAGCAGGATTTAACATCAGTCTGCAGAGAGATCTAGAGTTGAACAAAGAACTGGCATCAAAGCTGTACTTGGAGCATGAAGGCAAGGAATTCTATGAGAACCTCATTGAACACATGTCTAG CGGTCTGTCAATGGTGATGGTCCTATCTCGTGAGGATGCTGTCGACGGCTGGAGAACCCTGATGGGACCTACAGATCCTGAATATGCTAGGGAACATGCTCCAGAGTCGTTGAGGGCGCTGTTGGGTAAAGACGTCCTACAGAATGCTGTTCACGGCAGCTCTAACCCAGAGGAAGCCAAGACCAGGATTGAGAGACTTTTCCCAGATGTAGAAGTACTGCCTGGAGGAGAGGTCAAAG ACTCCATAGCCAGTATTACAATGGAACAGTCAGAGG tgaaaggagaaggagaag AGGGTGGAGAGCAACAAGCAGAACAGCCTGCTGGTGAATCAGGGGAACAGCAAGCAGAGGGGGGTGAACAGCAAGCTGCTGAAGGAG aaTCAGGAGCTGAACAGACGGAGCAAGCACCCGCTGCGGAAGAGACGCAGCAGACCCAGGAAGGAgaggaaaagaaggaagaaCAGACAGAAG AAGCACCTGCAGCGGAAGGGGGAGAGGCAGCAGCTGCCGAGGGGGAAACACAGGCCGCTGAAGGAGGGGAAACACCAGCCGCTGAGGGCGGGGAAGCACAAGCCGCTGAGGGCGGGGAAACACAGGCTGCTGAGGGTGGGGAAACGCAGGCCGCTGAGGGTGGGGAAACTGGGGGCGGGGGAGGAGATGCCAAACAAGAGGATGCCGCCCAGAACGAAGAACAGACGGCATCATAA
- the LOC129260179 gene encoding thioredoxin domain-containing protein 3 homolog isoform X4, which produces MPAKKEQIALQKEILNQEMWDELLSLEGLTVIDVYQKWCGPCAAVLSIFKRLRNEIGDDLLRFAVAEADGIESLEKYRGKCEPSFLMYGSGHLVNVIRGANAPALFKNVERELKQEHKVLEEGAERVVIKDPLLAAFEAEEQQAAQAEELEKKRLEEEARIKELKELGEEGEVSVRPVSQGTLFTMMHDRQAGSKTEPVPKEVTVVLIKPDAVANGHVDDIISKIEEHGFEILATEDKTLTEDEAREFYKQHEEEEHYEELVTFMASGPSKILVLTRGDTGEGVVTDIRNLLGPKDIEVAKEEAPESLRAQFGTDKKMNAMHGADSSETAARELAFLLPNFNIPIVPGTGPPPAIEKTLALIRPSALKDHKDEMIQKIQEAGFEVCLQKMVQLTEEQAKEFYKEQEGTPHFEDLIREMTSGEVLALGLAKESAIQSWRNFIGPTTIDEAKEKAPESLRAQYSVPEAQINVVHGSDSVETAEKELGFFFPKQTTLAVIKPDAAGEHKEAIIEKIKEAGFNISLQRDLELNKELASKLYLEHEGKEFYENLIEHMSSGLSMVMVLSREDAVDGWRTLMGPTDPEYAREHAPESLRALLGKDVLQNAVHGSSNPEEAKTRIERLFPDVEVLPGGEVKVKGEGEEGGEQQAEQPAGESGEQQAEGGEQQAAEGEGTTQEQQGEAEGVESEQQEEAGEGTGGEAQQEEGGQTEEGQTQEAQAEQQAEAGEEEKAGDDEAPPTDAPEGQADAEQDHGQKEEQEDGEGEKPAEEDTQQTQEGEAPAAEQTEQTQEGGEDKPAEPAEEAAPAASEESGAEQTEQAPAAEETQQTQEGEEKKEEQTEEAPAAEGGEAAAAEGETQAAEGGETPAAEGGEAQAAEGGETQAAEGGETQAAEGGETGGGGGDAKQEDAAQNEEQTAS; this is translated from the exons CCAAGAAGGAGCAAATAGCTCTTCAGAAGGAGATTCTGAACCAGGAAATGTGGGATGAATTATTGAGTCTGGAAGGACTCACAG TGATTGATGTGTATCAGAAATGGTGTGGACCATGTGCTGCCGTACTTAGTATCTTCAAGAGGCTTAGGAATGAGATTGGAGATGATTTGCTCAGATTCGCTGTG GCTGAAGCTGATGGTATTGAGAGCCTTGAGAAGTATCGTGGGAAATGTGAGCCATCTTTCCTTATGTATGGGAGTGGTCATCTCGTCAATGTGATCAGGGGGGCCAACGCCCCTGCACTTTTCAAGAATGTCGAACGAGAACTCAAACAGGAACATAAGGTTCTAGAAGAAGGAGCGGAACGAGTCGTG ATCAAGGATCCATTGCTAGCTGCCTTTGAGGCTGAAGAGCAACAGGCTGCACAGGCAGAAGAACTTGAGAAAAAGAGACTGGAGGAGGAGGCTAGGA TCAAGGAACTTAAAGAATTAGGTGAGGAAGGAGAGGTTAGCGTCAGACCCGTAAGTCAGGGTACATTATTCACCATGATGCATGACAGGCAAGCAGGATCAAAGACAG AACCTGTTCCTAAGGAAGTCACCGTCGTTCTCATCAAACCTGATGCCGTTGCCAATGGCCACGTTGATGATATCATTTCTAAG ATTGAGGAGCATGGCTTTGAGATCCTGGCTACAGAAGACAAGACCCTTACAGAAGATGAAGCCAGGGAGTTCTACAAACAgcatgaagaagaagaacacTATGAGGAGCTTGTCACCTTCATGGCCAGCGGTCCCAGTAAGATCCTAGTCTTGACTAGAGGTGACACGGGGGAAGGTGTCGTGACAGACATCAGGAATCTTCTAGGACCGAAGGACATCGAAGTAGCCAAGGAGGAAGCACCTGAAAG TTTGAGGGCTCAGTTTGGTACGGACAAGAAGATGAATGCAATGCATGGAGCAGACTCGTCAGAAACAGCAGCAAG aGAGCTGGCATTCCTGCTTCCGAACTTCAACATTCCCATTGTACCAGGAACTGGTCCTCCTCCTGCCATTGAGAAAACTTTGGCTCTTATCAGACCAAGTGCACTCAAGGACCACAAAG aTGAAATGATACAAAAGATTCAAGAGGCTGGATTTGAGGTCTGCCTTCAGAAGATGGTACAACTAACGGAAGAACAAGCTAAAGAATTTTATAAAGAACAAGAAGGTACTCCACACTTTGAAGATCTCATCAGGGAGATGACAAG TGGTGAGGTTCTAGCACTAGGTCTTGCCAAGGAATCGGCCATTCAATCTTGGAGAAATTTCATCGGACCAACAACAATTGATGAAGCCAAAGAAAAAGCTCCagagag TTTACGAGCTCAATATTCCGTCCCCGAGGCTCAAATCAACGTTGTCCATGGTAGTGACTCGGTAGAAACAGCAGAGAAAGAACTAGGGTTCTTCTTCCCCAAACAGACCACGTTAGCTGTTATTAAACCTGATGCAGCAGGGGAACATAAAG AGGCCATCATTGAGAAGATCAAGGAAGCAGGATTTAACATCAGTCTGCAGAGAGATCTAGAGTTGAACAAAGAACTGGCATCAAAGCTGTACTTGGAGCATGAAGGCAAGGAATTCTATGAGAACCTCATTGAACACATGTCTAG CGGTCTGTCAATGGTGATGGTCCTATCTCGTGAGGATGCTGTCGACGGCTGGAGAACCCTGATGGGACCTACAGATCCTGAATATGCTAGGGAACATGCTCCAGAGTCGTTGAGGGCGCTGTTGGGTAAAGACGTCCTACAGAATGCTGTTCACGGCAGCTCTAACCCAGAGGAAGCCAAGACCAGGATTGAGAGACTTTTCCCAGATGTAGAAGTACTGCCTGGAGGAGAGGTCAAAG tgaaaggagaaggagaag AGGGTGGAGAGCAACAAGCAGAACAGCCTGCTGGTGAATCAGGGGAACAGCAAGCAGAGGGGGGTGAACAGCAAGCTGCTGAAGGAG aagGAACCACTCAAGAACAACAGGGCGAAGCGGAAGGCGTAGAGTCCGAGCAACAAGAGGAAGCTGGAGAAGGTACTGGTGGTGAGGCTCAACAGGAGGAAGGGGGTCAAACGGAAGAAGGTCAAACGCAGGAAGCGCAGGCTGAACAGCAAGCTGAGGCTGGAGAGGAGGAAAAGGCGGGCGATGATGAGGCTCCACCCACTGATGCCCCGGAAGGCCAAGCCGATGCAGAACAAGATCATGGTCAGAAGGAGGAGCAGGAAGATGGTGAAG GTGAGAAACCAGCTGAGGAAGACACTCAACAAACACAAGAGG GTGAAGCACCAGCTGCAGAGCAAACTGAACAGACACAAGAGG GTGGTGAAGATAAACCAGCAGAGCCTGCTGAAGAAGCTGCCCCTGCCGCCTCAGAGG aaTCAGGAGCTGAACAGACGGAGCAAGCACCCGCTGCGGAAGAGACGCAGCAGACCCAGGAAGGAgaggaaaagaaggaagaaCAGACAGAAG AAGCACCTGCAGCGGAAGGGGGAGAGGCAGCAGCTGCCGAGGGGGAAACACAGGCCGCTGAAGGAGGGGAAACACCAGCCGCTGAGGGCGGGGAAGCACAAGCCGCTGAGGGCGGGGAAACACAGGCTGCTGAGGGTGGGGAAACGCAGGCCGCTGAGGGTGGGGAAACTGGGGGCGGGGGAGGAGATGCCAAACAAGAGGATGCCGCCCAGAACGAAGAACAGACGGCATCATAA
- the LOC129260179 gene encoding thioredoxin domain-containing protein 3 homolog isoform X13 — translation MPAKKEQIALQKEILNQEMWDELLSLEGLTVIDVYQKWCGPCAAVLSIFKRLRNEIGDDLLRFAVAEADGIESLEKYRGKCEPSFLMYGSGHLVNVIRGANAPALFKNVERELKQEHKVLEEGAERVVIKDPLLAAFEAEEQQAAQAEELEKKRLEEEARIKELKELGEEGEVSVRPVSQGTLFTMMHDRQAGSKTEPVPKEVTVVLIKPDAVANGHVDDIISKIEEHGFEILATEDKTLTEDEAREFYKQHEEEEHYEELVTFMASGPSKILVLTRGDTGEGVVTDIRNLLGPKDIEVAKEEAPESLRAQFGTDKKMNAMHGADSSETAARELAFLLPNFNIPIVPGTGPPPAIEKTLALIRPSALKDHKDEMIQKIQEAGFEVCLQKMVQLTEEQAKEFYKEQEGTPHFEDLIREMTSGEVLALGLAKESAIQSWRNFIGPTTIDEAKEKAPESLRAQYSVPEAQINVVHGSDSVETAEKELGFFFPKQTTLAVIKPDAAGEHKEAIIEKIKEAGFNISLQRDLELNKELASKLYLEHEGKEFYENLIEHMSSGLSMVMVLSREDAVDGWRTLMGPTDPEYAREHAPESLRALLGKDVLQNAVHGSSNPEEAKTRIERLFPDVEVLPGGEVKVKGEGEEGGEQQAEQPAGESGEQQAEGGEQQAAEGGEKPAEEDTQQTQEGEAPAAEQTEQTQEGGEDKPAEPAEEAAPAASEESGAEQTEQAPAAEETQQTQEGEEKKEEQTEEAPAAEGGEAAAAEGETQAAEGGETPAAEGGEAQAAEGGETQAAEGGETQAAEGGETGGGGGDAKQEDAAQNEEQTAS, via the exons CCAAGAAGGAGCAAATAGCTCTTCAGAAGGAGATTCTGAACCAGGAAATGTGGGATGAATTATTGAGTCTGGAAGGACTCACAG TGATTGATGTGTATCAGAAATGGTGTGGACCATGTGCTGCCGTACTTAGTATCTTCAAGAGGCTTAGGAATGAGATTGGAGATGATTTGCTCAGATTCGCTGTG GCTGAAGCTGATGGTATTGAGAGCCTTGAGAAGTATCGTGGGAAATGTGAGCCATCTTTCCTTATGTATGGGAGTGGTCATCTCGTCAATGTGATCAGGGGGGCCAACGCCCCTGCACTTTTCAAGAATGTCGAACGAGAACTCAAACAGGAACATAAGGTTCTAGAAGAAGGAGCGGAACGAGTCGTG ATCAAGGATCCATTGCTAGCTGCCTTTGAGGCTGAAGAGCAACAGGCTGCACAGGCAGAAGAACTTGAGAAAAAGAGACTGGAGGAGGAGGCTAGGA TCAAGGAACTTAAAGAATTAGGTGAGGAAGGAGAGGTTAGCGTCAGACCCGTAAGTCAGGGTACATTATTCACCATGATGCATGACAGGCAAGCAGGATCAAAGACAG AACCTGTTCCTAAGGAAGTCACCGTCGTTCTCATCAAACCTGATGCCGTTGCCAATGGCCACGTTGATGATATCATTTCTAAG ATTGAGGAGCATGGCTTTGAGATCCTGGCTACAGAAGACAAGACCCTTACAGAAGATGAAGCCAGGGAGTTCTACAAACAgcatgaagaagaagaacacTATGAGGAGCTTGTCACCTTCATGGCCAGCGGTCCCAGTAAGATCCTAGTCTTGACTAGAGGTGACACGGGGGAAGGTGTCGTGACAGACATCAGGAATCTTCTAGGACCGAAGGACATCGAAGTAGCCAAGGAGGAAGCACCTGAAAG TTTGAGGGCTCAGTTTGGTACGGACAAGAAGATGAATGCAATGCATGGAGCAGACTCGTCAGAAACAGCAGCAAG aGAGCTGGCATTCCTGCTTCCGAACTTCAACATTCCCATTGTACCAGGAACTGGTCCTCCTCCTGCCATTGAGAAAACTTTGGCTCTTATCAGACCAAGTGCACTCAAGGACCACAAAG aTGAAATGATACAAAAGATTCAAGAGGCTGGATTTGAGGTCTGCCTTCAGAAGATGGTACAACTAACGGAAGAACAAGCTAAAGAATTTTATAAAGAACAAGAAGGTACTCCACACTTTGAAGATCTCATCAGGGAGATGACAAG TGGTGAGGTTCTAGCACTAGGTCTTGCCAAGGAATCGGCCATTCAATCTTGGAGAAATTTCATCGGACCAACAACAATTGATGAAGCCAAAGAAAAAGCTCCagagag TTTACGAGCTCAATATTCCGTCCCCGAGGCTCAAATCAACGTTGTCCATGGTAGTGACTCGGTAGAAACAGCAGAGAAAGAACTAGGGTTCTTCTTCCCCAAACAGACCACGTTAGCTGTTATTAAACCTGATGCAGCAGGGGAACATAAAG AGGCCATCATTGAGAAGATCAAGGAAGCAGGATTTAACATCAGTCTGCAGAGAGATCTAGAGTTGAACAAAGAACTGGCATCAAAGCTGTACTTGGAGCATGAAGGCAAGGAATTCTATGAGAACCTCATTGAACACATGTCTAG CGGTCTGTCAATGGTGATGGTCCTATCTCGTGAGGATGCTGTCGACGGCTGGAGAACCCTGATGGGACCTACAGATCCTGAATATGCTAGGGAACATGCTCCAGAGTCGTTGAGGGCGCTGTTGGGTAAAGACGTCCTACAGAATGCTGTTCACGGCAGCTCTAACCCAGAGGAAGCCAAGACCAGGATTGAGAGACTTTTCCCAGATGTAGAAGTACTGCCTGGAGGAGAGGTCAAAG tgaaaggagaaggagaag AGGGTGGAGAGCAACAAGCAGAACAGCCTGCTGGTGAATCAGGGGAACAGCAAGCAGAGGGGGGTGAACAGCAAGCTGCTGAAGGAG GTGAGAAACCAGCTGAGGAAGACACTCAACAAACACAAGAGG GTGAAGCACCAGCTGCAGAGCAAACTGAACAGACACAAGAGG GTGGTGAAGATAAACCAGCAGAGCCTGCTGAAGAAGCTGCCCCTGCCGCCTCAGAGG aaTCAGGAGCTGAACAGACGGAGCAAGCACCCGCTGCGGAAGAGACGCAGCAGACCCAGGAAGGAgaggaaaagaaggaagaaCAGACAGAAG AAGCACCTGCAGCGGAAGGGGGAGAGGCAGCAGCTGCCGAGGGGGAAACACAGGCCGCTGAAGGAGGGGAAACACCAGCCGCTGAGGGCGGGGAAGCACAAGCCGCTGAGGGCGGGGAAACACAGGCTGCTGAGGGTGGGGAAACGCAGGCCGCTGAGGGTGGGGAAACTGGGGGCGGGGGAGGAGATGCCAAACAAGAGGATGCCGCCCAGAACGAAGAACAGACGGCATCATAA
- the LOC129260179 gene encoding thioredoxin domain-containing protein 3 homolog isoform X14 codes for MPAKKEQIALQKEILNQEMWDELLSLEGLTVIDVYQKWCGPCAAVLSIFKRLRNEIGDDLLRFAVAEADGIESLEKYRGKCEPSFLMYGSGHLVNVIRGANAPALFKNVERELKQEHKVLEEGAERVVIKDPLLAAFEAEEQQAAQAEELEKKRLEEEARIKELKELGEEGEVSVRPVSQGTLFTMMHDRQAGSKTEPVPKEVTVVLIKPDAVANGHVDDIISKIEEHGFEILATEDKTLTEDEAREFYKQHEEEEHYEELVTFMASGPSKILVLTRGDTGEGVVTDIRNLLGPKDIEVAKEEAPESLRAQFGTDKKMNAMHGADSSETAARELAFLLPNFNIPIVPGTGPPPAIEKTLALIRPSALKDHKDEMIQKIQEAGFEVCLQKMVQLTEEQAKEFYKEQEGTPHFEDLIREMTSGEVLALGLAKESAIQSWRNFIGPTTIDEAKEKAPESLRAQYSVPEAQINVVHGSDSVETAEKELGFFFPKQTTLAVIKPDAAGEHKEAIIEKIKEAGFNISLQRDLELNKELASKLYLEHEGKEFYENLIEHMSSGLSMVMVLSREDAVDGWRTLMGPTDPEYAREHAPESLRALLGKDVLQNAVHGSSNPEEAKTRIERLFPDVEVLPGGEVKVKGEGEEGGEQQAEQPAGESGEQQAEGGEQQAAEGGEKPAEEDTQQTQEGEAPAAEQTEQTQEGGEDKPAEPAEEAAPAASEESGAEQTEQAPAAEETQQTQEGEEKKEEQTEAPAAEGGEAAAAEGETQAAEGGETPAAEGGEAQAAEGGETQAAEGGETQAAEGGETGGGGGDAKQEDAAQNEEQTAS; via the exons CCAAGAAGGAGCAAATAGCTCTTCAGAAGGAGATTCTGAACCAGGAAATGTGGGATGAATTATTGAGTCTGGAAGGACTCACAG TGATTGATGTGTATCAGAAATGGTGTGGACCATGTGCTGCCGTACTTAGTATCTTCAAGAGGCTTAGGAATGAGATTGGAGATGATTTGCTCAGATTCGCTGTG GCTGAAGCTGATGGTATTGAGAGCCTTGAGAAGTATCGTGGGAAATGTGAGCCATCTTTCCTTATGTATGGGAGTGGTCATCTCGTCAATGTGATCAGGGGGGCCAACGCCCCTGCACTTTTCAAGAATGTCGAACGAGAACTCAAACAGGAACATAAGGTTCTAGAAGAAGGAGCGGAACGAGTCGTG ATCAAGGATCCATTGCTAGCTGCCTTTGAGGCTGAAGAGCAACAGGCTGCACAGGCAGAAGAACTTGAGAAAAAGAGACTGGAGGAGGAGGCTAGGA TCAAGGAACTTAAAGAATTAGGTGAGGAAGGAGAGGTTAGCGTCAGACCCGTAAGTCAGGGTACATTATTCACCATGATGCATGACAGGCAAGCAGGATCAAAGACAG AACCTGTTCCTAAGGAAGTCACCGTCGTTCTCATCAAACCTGATGCCGTTGCCAATGGCCACGTTGATGATATCATTTCTAAG ATTGAGGAGCATGGCTTTGAGATCCTGGCTACAGAAGACAAGACCCTTACAGAAGATGAAGCCAGGGAGTTCTACAAACAgcatgaagaagaagaacacTATGAGGAGCTTGTCACCTTCATGGCCAGCGGTCCCAGTAAGATCCTAGTCTTGACTAGAGGTGACACGGGGGAAGGTGTCGTGACAGACATCAGGAATCTTCTAGGACCGAAGGACATCGAAGTAGCCAAGGAGGAAGCACCTGAAAG TTTGAGGGCTCAGTTTGGTACGGACAAGAAGATGAATGCAATGCATGGAGCAGACTCGTCAGAAACAGCAGCAAG aGAGCTGGCATTCCTGCTTCCGAACTTCAACATTCCCATTGTACCAGGAACTGGTCCTCCTCCTGCCATTGAGAAAACTTTGGCTCTTATCAGACCAAGTGCACTCAAGGACCACAAAG aTGAAATGATACAAAAGATTCAAGAGGCTGGATTTGAGGTCTGCCTTCAGAAGATGGTACAACTAACGGAAGAACAAGCTAAAGAATTTTATAAAGAACAAGAAGGTACTCCACACTTTGAAGATCTCATCAGGGAGATGACAAG TGGTGAGGTTCTAGCACTAGGTCTTGCCAAGGAATCGGCCATTCAATCTTGGAGAAATTTCATCGGACCAACAACAATTGATGAAGCCAAAGAAAAAGCTCCagagag TTTACGAGCTCAATATTCCGTCCCCGAGGCTCAAATCAACGTTGTCCATGGTAGTGACTCGGTAGAAACAGCAGAGAAAGAACTAGGGTTCTTCTTCCCCAAACAGACCACGTTAGCTGTTATTAAACCTGATGCAGCAGGGGAACATAAAG AGGCCATCATTGAGAAGATCAAGGAAGCAGGATTTAACATCAGTCTGCAGAGAGATCTAGAGTTGAACAAAGAACTGGCATCAAAGCTGTACTTGGAGCATGAAGGCAAGGAATTCTATGAGAACCTCATTGAACACATGTCTAG CGGTCTGTCAATGGTGATGGTCCTATCTCGTGAGGATGCTGTCGACGGCTGGAGAACCCTGATGGGACCTACAGATCCTGAATATGCTAGGGAACATGCTCCAGAGTCGTTGAGGGCGCTGTTGGGTAAAGACGTCCTACAGAATGCTGTTCACGGCAGCTCTAACCCAGAGGAAGCCAAGACCAGGATTGAGAGACTTTTCCCAGATGTAGAAGTACTGCCTGGAGGAGAGGTCAAAG tgaaaggagaaggagaag AGGGTGGAGAGCAACAAGCAGAACAGCCTGCTGGTGAATCAGGGGAACAGCAAGCAGAGGGGGGTGAACAGCAAGCTGCTGAAGGAG GTGAGAAACCAGCTGAGGAAGACACTCAACAAACACAAGAGG GTGAAGCACCAGCTGCAGAGCAAACTGAACAGACACAAGAGG GTGGTGAAGATAAACCAGCAGAGCCTGCTGAAGAAGCTGCCCCTGCCGCCTCAGAGG aaTCAGGAGCTGAACAGACGGAGCAAGCACCCGCTGCGGAAGAGACGCAGCAGACCCAGGAAGGAgaggaaaagaaggaagaaCAGACAGAAG CACCTGCAGCGGAAGGGGGAGAGGCAGCAGCTGCCGAGGGGGAAACACAGGCCGCTGAAGGAGGGGAAACACCAGCCGCTGAGGGCGGGGAAGCACAAGCCGCTGAGGGCGGGGAAACACAGGCTGCTGAGGGTGGGGAAACGCAGGCCGCTGAGGGTGGGGAAACTGGGGGCGGGGGAGGAGATGCCAAACAAGAGGATGCCGCCCAGAACGAAGAACAGACGGCATCATAA